The Brassica oleracea var. oleracea cultivar TO1000 chromosome C7, BOL, whole genome shotgun sequence sequence CAGATTTAAAGTAAATTGGCAATCTAACAACTAAGTAACAAGAAATAAATCAAATCAAAGAAAGAAAAGCAAAACGAATTAAATAAGCCGATGACGGAGTTATAAAAGCCTTTGGTCATCGGCTTGAAACTAGAAAAAAATCTCTTTTTTTTCTTGACGGTTAGGGTTTTTAAAGCCTATAAAATCAAGTATTTTACCAATTCATTTTTACTTTCCTAATTTTTTTTAAAACCTTTTAAATCACTTAGAATCTAACTTCTCATTTTTCTTCATGTTACTTTAATTTTTTTTTAAGCAACAGTTTGATTATTACTCCATCTGTTTCAAAATACATGAAGTTTTAGGTTGAGGTACAACTATTAAGAAACTTGTTTTTTTATCCAAAAAATATCGTTAAAATATAAATTTAAAATTATTCAACCAATCACAAAACAGACTACAAAATATGATTGGTTACACAGTTTTTGATAAAGTTAAAAGGTACATTGAAATATGAAAACATCATCTATTTTGAAACATCAAAACTCCCTAAATCATCATCTATTTTGAAATGGAGGGAGTATTATTTTAACCACATCCACAAAAGTCACAGCTAAGTATTTTTGGAAGTCATTATTTTAAAATTTTCAACAGTAAAAATCCTAAACCGGAGGTGTCAAAATGAGTTAATTCACTCAACTCAACTCAGTTCATAGTAAGTTCAGATCTTTCACGAGCTACATAAGCTCAGCTCGTTTATTATATAAACTTTAATATGTAAACTCGGACTTAGATTATCTAGATCATGAGTTAAATAAACTAACTCGCAATCCAATATAAAAGTAATAATAATAAAATAACTTCAATAATATTATTAAAAATTTAAATATTAAAAATTCAAAATATTAATATTAAATACTAAATAAAACCGACACCTAAAATAATTAAATCAAATCTATATCAATGATCTAAAATCCCTATTTCTTAGGAGAGTCTTGAGACAGTTCATCTTCAAAGTGTTCATCTTTCCAAATCATAAAATTAAAATAAAACGTTTATAAATATTTAATGCTACAATAATAACAAATTATAAATACTTATTTGAGATAGAAAATATATTACCATTATTGTCGGTCATAAAACGAAACAACGAAGATCGAGTACAAAGAAATGGTTGAACCTGTTTAGGAGATAAATATGATTGGTATATAAATTATCTTTTAAATTTATCCAATATATATATATATATATATATATATATATGCTTGTAAGTACGAAACTTACCGAGCTCATGAATTGGTTCATATTCATTATAGATCGTTTATATAACTCGTGATCTAATTTAATCTCGATCATTAAATTTATTTATTAAATAAACATAAATAATAGACTCATATTTGCGAAAAATTGAACTGAGCTGAGCTAATTCATCAACTATAACTCATTTTGACACCGGTATCAACCTATAACCTCATTAAACAAAAACTTGGAATTCACGGTTTCAGGCTTTCAGCTGTACAACAAGTAAAAGTGTAAAAAAAAAGAATCAATTAAAAAAGCAGAAAGAGTTGAGGATCTTAACGGGCTTAGCATAAAGTCGTGACCCATGATCCATTTATCAATAATTTGAGACTAAACGGATCCGTAAAAGGTTTGTACAAATGAAACCTACGTCGTTTTAGTTACGTTTTGTTTAAGATCGATGTTCCTTTCTCACTGCTGATCTCCTCTTCCAAGTTGTGTGAAGGATGAAACTGAAACGGCGGCGTAATATATGAACCAAACCTGAGAGAAACAATAATATCGAAAGTTTCTTCCTTTTCTTCACTGACATAAGACCATCTCCTGTGATTTATTCTATTTTTTCTTCTAATATTACTTCAATGGTACTCTATTTTAGATAAACAAAAAATAAAAAAATTACTCAATATATAGAGTAAAAAATAGGTTTACACTATTATAGAATAAAAAATAGAATTATATTAGAACATTTTTACTCTAAACTCTATTTTAGAATGAAAAATATAGTGGGGTCAGAGATCTCTAAGGTAAACTTCTCTACTTATCCTCTTATGCTTGCTCATTTGTAAAATCTTTAGTATCAAACTTATAGTTTAAATGTTTGACCAGTGACGATCACCGTGGAATAAAAAACAAGATGAACGAGATGAATGACGTGCTGAATAAATTCAAGGAAGAGAGAGAACTGCTGATGAGAACATTTACCGAAGGGTACAAGAAACTATCTAAGGACAAGGACGAAGAGCTCGAGAAAATGCTCAAAAAAAGCAATGGAGGAAGAGCGTAGTGAGCAAATGACGAGATCCAAGAAGCACACAAGGAATTGTTTAGTGTAATATATATACTCTATCTTTCTTGAATGCTTATTTACTGGATGGATATTATAAGTTGTGTTGGGGGGGGGGGTTGGGGGTTATTACATAATGTTTATGTCTGCTGAGATTGAGAGACTTATCATCGGGTGAAAGTTCCAAGATCAGAGTAAAGATGATGGGACAAGTTGATGGAAAGCCTTTCTTCAAAGCATGCTTTGCTCGGAGTGGGGGCAACGCGTCAGGGATCCACTATGGCACCCATTTAAAATTCAGAGATGTGGAGATAAAATTAAGGTCTAAATTCGATTTTCTTTTCTCACTACTCCTCTTGTCTGTTTTTGCGGGGATCTTGACTTTGTTTGTTATGTTGTTGTAGGAGGTTGTGGATGAGGAAGATGAGAAACTTAAGAATCTGAGTGAAGAGTGGGGACTGGGGAGAAGACGTGAAGAACGCAGTTAAGACAGCACTCGAGGGAATGAACGAGTTTAACGCGAGTGGTGGGTTTCCAGTTCCTGTGCTGTGGAATTTTGAACATGGGAGGAAAGCGACACTCAAGGAAGGGATTGTTGCTCACATGAAGCATCAGATCAATAATCTCAAACGCAAACGGACCTGAAGCAAGCACCTTTGATCCTCTGTTGATTGGTTGTTAAAAAGGTTTGTGGCTTCAGGAATCTTTAAGTTTAACTCTTGACCTCTTTTTATTAGTCTCTGTTTCTCATTTTGTAACTAAGCCATGGGTGTTCTTTGGCAAACTACATGTCAATATGTTAGAAACAAATATGTTTTTTCTTTTTTTTTCTTCCGCGTATTAAAAGAAAATATGAGACACTTCAATCTTCAACCGTATCAGAGACTAAGCTTAAGTATGTTTTTTCTTTCAGATTCCAGCTGCACTAACCTTCTAATATTTTATGTCTGCACTAAACTAAAATACTATCTGATATTTATGTGAATTTTATATAACTCTAGATGTACATCTCTACTTATTCAACTACACAAGTTTAGCAATGTAAGGTGAGAGACTACAGCGATAATGATTCATTAAGTTGTTAATGTAGATTTTTTTTTTTAAATTATATAATAATAATTAAAAAAATAAAAAAACAAACTTATAGTATAAGAATAATTATTTAAAAATATAATATTAAATAAATGTTATTCTTTTGTTATCTTTATTAATGATGATAAATTATTAAATTTGTTATAAGTCTTTGTTACACATCCAGATATGATAACAAGATATAAAAATAAAACCAAAGGTCACACAAGATAAATGAAAGAGCTACATAATTTTACCACCATCATTAGAGACTTGAGCATCCTCAATTATACGCACTGGTACCAAGCAGGTATGTGAATAAGGAGTAGCCCATAATTTTGTAAACCGTATCACTTCAATGTAAATGATGAATGGATGGGTGTGGGTTTTTTCCTCCTTGAGGCGAATGAGATGATCCTACAAGGACAGCGATGCGCTCGCAGAGCACAGTCTCCATTACATGCTGAAGCAGAAGGCATCACGTGGGTATGACAGAAGCTCGAGAAAGAGGCTTTGATGATATCCCCTTTGCTTCAGACTGTTAACAACTAATAAATCTGGCTTGCAAGAAGAGGAGTGGCGTCGTTAGCTGCAGAATTGGACGAGATGAAGCTTTGGCGCTCAAAATTTTATAATGTTGCTTTATCGTTTTTACCGCGCTCTAATAACTTCTGTGCGGACTCCTTTGCTACAGAAGGACGATCACGTGTGCAATGTTTCTCGTTTATAAACTCTCTGGTTCCCTTCTGGCCTGCTCCTGAAGCTCGCCTAAACGAACCAGTTTGATTCTAATGAATGATAGTTCGATGCCAAAAACAAAAATGTAATCCTGATCACCATCCAAGAACATCTCCAATCTATAGTTATTTTTAACTCCAAATACTATAATAGAGAAAAACTCGTTCTAACTCACATCTATTTCTTCTTAAAAAATAAAGATTGCTATTTTTCTCTATATATGGAAGAAGAAATATCATTCCTTTATAATAGAGACATTCTTTTTTATTTACAAAATTGTCTTTTAACTTTTTACTTTAATAATTATAACCAAAAAAAAAATATTTTTAGTGGAATACACTTTTTATATAAATAGAATCATAATTTTTTTAGCTAGATAATGCTTTTTAAAGAAAAATTTAGTTCATATAGTATCATAATTTTTTGAAACGTTAAAATTAATTGGATTAATTTTCAATTTTCATAAAGAAAAGGTATTATTTGTAAAACTATAAAAATATGGCAAGAATAATCTTTTTTAGAAAAAAATAGAAGAATGTATTGGAAACAAATTCGTCTATATTATAAAATTTTCCTATTTTAGAAAAAAAATTGGAAAATACATTGGAGATAGTCTAATAAGCTACAAACATGACATATTTCCCTAAACGTAGGATAGACAACTACATGAAGTGTCTTGGTATCTTGAACCAAAGTGGTGTAGAGTAGACAATTCGCCTTGGGAGATATTCAAACTCAATCCAAGAACCAAATATATCATCTCCGGAATAAACACAAAACATTCAGACAGAAGATCATTACATAATGCTAAAAGAAAAATATTAGCTAAGATTAAAGTTGGTATAAGATAGACGACATAACAGTCTATCATAATAGGAATCTAAGGGGGTGATTGGAATGAGCTGTATCTTTATGTTTTTGGATGTAGAATTTAATCCGTAGATTTATTTGATGTAAATTATTTTGCTGTACCTTTGTAAAACACTTATTTATTTGCTCTCGAACCTTTACAACCATATTTAGATTTTGTAGAATTTGTTTTTGCTGTGAGTTTTTTAAGGAAAAAAAAAGCTCGATTGGTTGATATATATGGCTCTAAACTAAATTTGGGCTCTCTAAAGCATCTACAGCCGCAACCAATCATAGATTTTCCAAACCCCTAAACCCGAAAAATTTTAAACAGCACCAAATATGGATCTGTAGAAAAACATAATGATGATGAGTAAAAAATAAAAAGCAAACAGAAAAATATTAGGTGAGAGCAAAGTTGGTATGAAACGAGACAACGGTTTGTAATAATAAAAATTAAAAAATAAAAAACTTTTTCTCTCTAAACCTTTTTCTCCAACCTTCTATGGAGGAAGCGGCGAGGACGGTTACAGCCGCGTGGAATCTAGAGTTTTGTTTGTACTTTGGTTTACCAAGTTTAATTTTTCGATCAAATTTTATTATTGTAATCACTTAACCAATGCCCGGTTTGGGAAGAATATTACACTACATGTTTTTATTTTCATACAATCATCTTCATATAAATTTTAGTATTATATAAATATTAAAATACAAATAGATTATATATGAACATATATTATTGCATAAAATAGAAAATACTGGAAATTAAAAAATATAAAACAAAAAACAAAAAATTCAATGACTATTTCATTAAAAATTATATATTAAAATTTATATTATATTATGATCATGCATTATAATACATGTAGAATCTAATAATATATATTTTTAAAAAAATATTTAAAAGTTACTCTAAAAGTCTCCGTTTCTATTTACCAATATAAAATCAAAATTAAACCTTTTTACCTCTGATAAAAACTGAAAATAACTCTTGTGAAAAATATTTGAATAAAAAATATTAATTAATGGTAGAAGTCAAAATTATTTTTATCAACAATTTAACTCACTTAATAAAATAATTAAATAAATCATGTAAACATAAAATTTGTAAGAACATTAAAATATAGAAATTATGTCCAGAAATTACAGTTTTGTTTGATATATTATTTAAAATATATAAATCGATATTTTTGTCAACGAAGATATCTATTTTATTAAGATTGAAGTACAAAATATTACTTGCATATTTTTTAAAATGATTCTTACAGAGTTTCATTCCTTTTTTAACTAATTCGGACTACTTTATTTATTGTTTTTTTAGTTAACTCTGTAACATTTATTATAAAGTGTTAAATATAACTTACCTATCTTAAAATGTTTTATTATATCTTCCTTTTTTCTCTCTTCCTAACTAATTAATTAATTGTATTTACTATAATAATTCACATTATTTATTTTACGTGTTAACAATAATATTTTTTAGGTTTGAATGAAATTTCTTTATTCGTGACAAAAATTCAAACAGGTTAAAAATAATTTTATTTGTTCATAGAATTAGTTAGCATGAGCATCCAAATATATTTTCGAGTACAAATCATTTTTTTATATCGTAACTCCATTCGGATATTATAAATTTAAGGACATGGTTTGATTCGGATCTTTCCGTATTCGGGTAGGAACCTAAAATTTTTTAAATAACCAATATGTTTTAAAATATTATTAAACAATTTATAGAAATAAAAATAAATTAAAACCCGCACGGACGTGCGAATCAAGGTAGTATCGGCTAAAACACATGAAGATTCCTTTCATTCAAAAAAAAAAACACATGCAGAGTCCCATTAAACAAAATCTTGGATTAAGTTTTTTTTTAACGACCAAACTTGGGTTAATAAAACTTGGAATTCACAGTTTCCATTATACAGCAAGTAATAAAGAAGTCTTTCCAAAAAGAAAAGGATCAAGTAAAAGAGAAGATGAAAGAGGTGGAAGATAAAGTTGAAAAAAGGTTGAAGATGAAAGAGGTGAAGTTAAAAAAAAAAATGAAAGAGGTGGAAGTTCACTCTGATCTTAACATTAATGGTCACTTGTGACCCTTGACCTTGACCTTGACCTTGACCTATTTATGGTGACTTCCTTGACCTTGACCTATCTATGCTGACTTGTGACCCTTGACCTATTTATCATTATGTGAAAAACGACGTAGCCTCTGTTAGGTTTTGTTTAAATAGATGTCTCTTCCTTGAAAGGAAAACAATATTGAAGGGTTTCTTTTCACTAAGCAAAGGTAAACTTCTGATTTCGACATTCTTTTCTGTCTTATTCTGATTTTGATTCTGGGTTGTAAGAGGGTACGAAGGAGCATATTTGCATATTTAGTTATCGTATTATGCTGTTGCCTTTAACAAAACCTTTCTAATGTTTGTCACTGACTTAGATACTTATAGAAGTCTAAGATGAGCGACAAGGATGAAGAGCTGAAGAAAGTAATAATGGATCTGGAGGAGGAGCGTAGTGATTTAGAAGATGCAAACTCCGAACTCTGCCAAAAACTATGCGAAAGCAATGATGAGATCCGAGAAGCACACGAAGAATTGATTAGTGTAATATATTTTTTTATCTTCTTGAATGCTCTCTGCTGATGATGATGATGATGATGATGATAATAATAATAATAATAATAATAATAATAAGTTGTGTGGTGGTTTTACCTATGTTTATGTATCTGCAGGGATTGAGAGACTTATCGGATGAAAGTTCGACGATCAGAGTGAAAGCAATGGGACGAATTGATGAAAAACCTTTCCTGAAAGTATGCGAGCAGAGATTCAGTGGCCAAGACGTTGCACTGCAACACGCCAGGCTTTGCTCTAAATGGCAGAAAATGGTCATGGATTCAAGATGGGAACCATTTAAAATTCAGAGATCTGGAGATAAAATTGAGGTTTTGTTATGTTCTTCCATTTGATTTCTTTCTCAGCACTCCTGTCTGTTTTGCGGATCTTGACTTTGTTATGTTGTCGTTAGGGCGTTGTGGATGAGGAAGATGAGAAACTTAAAAATCTGAGTATTGAGTGGGGAGAAGACGTGAAGAAGGCAGTCAAGACAGCACTCGAGGAACTGTACGAGTATAATGGAAGTGGCAGGTATCCAGTTCCTGTACTGTGGAATTTTCAACATGGGAGAAAAGCGACAGTCAAGGAAGGGATTATTGCTCACATGAAGCATCAGATCAAAAATCTCAAACGCAAACGAACCTGAATCAAGCACCTTTGACTGATTGGTTGATTGTTGTAGCAAGTTTGTGGCTTCAGGAATCTTAAGTTTAAGCGTTCTCTTTTTAATTTGTGGTTCTCACTTTGTATTAAGCCATTTAAAACCCATGCATGGAGGTTTCGTTTGGAATTGCTGCTTGTGTATTTCCTATGAATATAAACTAAGGTCGTGCGTTTTTCTGGCAAACTATGTGTACATGTTACCTTGTTAGAAACAAGATGTGTTTCTTTTGTTTTTCTTCCGTATTAAAAGAAAATGTGAGACGCTTCAATCTTTGCCCATATATATGAGAGACTAAACTTCAGACTATCATCGGCTGCGAAGCGTCCATGAGTCCAGAGTCTAGAGGTCTATAAAACAATCAATTTATTGTGTATGATTATCCATTTCTTATTCTTAACGATAAAACAACAATTTGTTGTTGACTATAATATTTGAGTTTGGACTACTCTGAGATAAGTTTCCTAAGTTTTTGCTTTCGTATTCATCTCTTCGAATTTTGACAAACTAATTAATCAATGATTCTAGCTAGGACCATATTTGTTGATCTGTTAACTTGTTCCTCTATAATAAACAACCAAAATAAAATATCTTAACAAATGAATGGTAAACTAAAAGAACATGTGTGCCAAAAAAAAGGTTCTGCAAAAGAACGTTTTTGGAAAAAAAAAAATTATGGATTACGAATTGGTCAAATATTGTATATATGAGAACTAACTCAAAGTATCACTGTTTGATTAGGTCTTATATATAGCGTTAAAATGCAGCGCTTGCGGTTGCGAAAGTTTGCGGATGAAGGTGGTTGCGTTTTATTAGTGGTTTTAAGAGATTTGTACGACTAGTTCTGCGGTTAAAAATTGGTGCGTTTGCGGGATACTAATTATGACTGGTTAACTACCAAATGCAACAGCGGTTAAATAATATATTAACAATATTTATATTTTATATAATTAGAAAATATAAAAAATCATAATATTATAATAAATATAAAAATTATATTTAGAAAGTTTTAGTTTTAATTTTTTTTAAAAT is a genomic window containing:
- the LOC106305102 gene encoding factor of DNA methylation 5-like encodes the protein MSDKDEELKKVIMDLEEERSDLEDANSELCQKLCESNDEIREAHEELISGLRDLSDESSTIRVKAMGRIDEKPFLKVCEQRFSGQDVALQHARLCSKWQKMVMDSRWEPFKIQRSGDKIEGVVDEEDEKLKNLSIEWGEDVKKAVKTALEELYEYNGSGRYPVPVLWNFQHGRKATVKEGIIAHMKHQIKNLKRKRT